The Fructilactobacillus myrtifloralis genome segment CCCTAGTACGAGAGGACCGGGATGGACATACCGCTGGTGTATCAGTTGCGCCGCCAGGCGCATTGCTGAGTAGCTATGTATGGATGAGATAAACGCTGAAAGCATCTAAGTGTGAAACTCGCCTCAAGATGAGATTTCCCATTCCTATATGGAAGTAAGACTCCTGAAAGATGATCAGGTCGATAGGTTAGAAGTGGAAGCGTAGTGATACGTGAAGCGGACTAATACTAATCAGTCGAGGACTTAACCAAGGAAGAGCAATGGTGACTCAGCAGAAAATAATATTAGCTAGTTTTGAGGGAACGAAGTTCACTCAGTAGTGTGGTGGCGATAGCCTAAAGGATACACCTGTTCCCATGCCGAACACAGTAGTTAAGCTTTAGCACGCCAAAAGTAGTTGGGGGATCGCCCCCTGCGAGGATAGGACGTTGCCACGCGAACTTAAAGGCGCTTTCGAAGCAATTCGAAGGCGTCTTTTTTTGTGTTTTTGTGAAAGCTAACTAATTATTGTATAATCAAGGCAATTGTTCAGAATAAAGGAGCCAGGATAATGAAACAGAAACATTTTTTTCGGATTACATTAGGATGGCAGATTATGCTGGGATTATTGCTGGGGATTATCCTAGGAGTAGTCTTTTATAAGAATCAAACGGCCATCACAGCCATGCAAAGCATTGGAACCATGTTCATTGGGTTGATTCAAATGATCGTATTGCCAATCGTCGTTTCGTGTTTAACGGTTGGAATTGCCAGTATGGGTGATATTCGGAAGGTTGGTCGGATCGGGGGCAAGACGTTAATTTACTTCGAGCTGATGACGACCGTGGCGATTATCATGGGATTGGTAGTTGCTAACGTCGCTCATCCCGGATCGTTCATTGACGTCCATGCAATGCATTCCTCGGTTGATATTAGTAAGTACGTCTCTACCGCCCAACACTCTAAAAATGAGGGCTTGTGGTCGATGCTAATTGGGCTGATTCCCACGAATATTTTTGCATCCCTTGCCAAGGGGGACATGATGCCGGTCATTGTCTTTTCGGTCTTCTTTGGATTAGGAACAGCAGCAATTGGAGAACGCGGCCAAATTATCATTGATTTTATGACGGCAGTGTCGCAGGTTATGTTTAAAATTACAAACTGGGTAATGCACCTGGCTCCAATTGGGGTCTGTGCGCTGATCGGAGTTACCCTCGCGGAATTAGGGATTGGGGCCTTATTACCGCTAGGTTACTTCGTACTGTTGGTTTACCTAACCATGATTTTCTTTGTCCTGGTCATCATGGGAATTGTGGCACGGCTCTGTCACTTTAAACTGTACGAGTTGTTAGTGGTCATTAAAAATGAAATCGTCCTGGCCTTTTCGACCGCTAGTTCAGAAGCAGTAATGCCGAAGATGATTGAAAAAATGGATCGCTTTGGGGTGAGTCCCTCGATTGTTTCATTTGTAATTCCGACTGGATATACATTTAACCTGGATGGCTCGGCCATTTATCAATCAATTGCTGCCCTGTTTCTCGCCCAGGCTTATAACATCCATCTCTCGCTCGGGCAGCAAATTACGTTGATGCTCGTGTTGATGATTACTTCGAAGGGAATGGCAGGAGTCCCAGGGGCTTCATTTGTGGTTCTCCTAGCTACGGTTTCAACGATCGGGGTTCCGATGTCTGGCTTAACCTTTATTGCAGGGATTGACCGGTTTATCGACATGGGTCGGACCGCCGTGAACGTGGTTGGAAATTCGTTAGCAACCGTCGTGATTGGGAGTTCGGAACATGAATTTGACGCCCACAAGGCG includes the following:
- a CDS encoding cation:dicarboxylate symporter family transporter, with the protein product MKQKHFFRITLGWQIMLGLLLGIILGVVFYKNQTAITAMQSIGTMFIGLIQMIVLPIVVSCLTVGIASMGDIRKVGRIGGKTLIYFELMTTVAIIMGLVVANVAHPGSFIDVHAMHSSVDISKYVSTAQHSKNEGLWSMLIGLIPTNIFASLAKGDMMPVIVFSVFFGLGTAAIGERGQIIIDFMTAVSQVMFKITNWVMHLAPIGVCALIGVTLAELGIGALLPLGYFVLLVYLTMIFFVLVIMGIVARLCHFKLYELLVVIKNEIVLAFSTASSEAVMPKMIEKMDRFGVSPSIVSFVIPTGYTFNLDGSAIYQSIAALFLAQAYNIHLSLGQQITLMLVLMITSKGMAGVPGASFVVLLATVSTIGVPMSGLTFIAGIDRFIDMGRTAVNVVGNSLATVVIGSSEHEFDAHKAATYYQQVKQKATS